One region of Quercus lobata isolate SW786 chromosome 2, ValleyOak3.0 Primary Assembly, whole genome shotgun sequence genomic DNA includes:
- the LOC115975896 gene encoding ribosome production factor 1, with protein sequence MGYKRKKSESELEPEIENDRKKPMTQKEEKEILPSTIKNKEKRSEVHAKLKHQKKLEKRKKAKARDAAEKRALELGEEPPPKMVPRTIENTREFDETVCKPDDEELFAGNDADEFGAILKRDRTPKVLITTCRFNSSRGPAFISELLSVIPNAHYYKRGTYDLKKIVEYANNKDFTSLIVVHTNRREPDALLIIGLPEGPTAHFKLSKLVLRKDIKNHGNPTNHKPELVLNNFTTRLGHRIGRLIQSLFPQDPNFRGRRVVTFHNQRDFIFFRHHRYIFDRKESKQTDSKGKEAKDAKGEKASQERVIARLQECGPRFTLKLTSLQHGTFDSKGGEFEWVHKPEMDTSRRRFFL encoded by the exons ATGGGGTATAAGAGAAAGAAGAGCGAAAGCGAATTAGAACCAGAAATCGAGAATGATCGGAAGAAGCCGATGACGCAGAAAGAGGAGAAGGAGATACTGCCTTCGACGATAAAGAACAAGGAGAAGAGGTCGGAAGTGCACGCCAAGCTCAAGCACCAGAAGAAGCTCGAGAAGCGTAAGAAGGCTAAGGCTCGCGATGCTGCCGAGAAGCGAGCTCTCGAGCTCGGCGAGGAG CCGCCGCCGAAGATGGTTCCTCGTACCATTGAGAACACCCGAGAATTCGATGAGACCGTGTGTAAGCCCGATGATGAAGAG CTGTTTGCTGGAAATGATGCCGACGAATTCGGTGCAATTCTAAAGCGTGATCGCACTCCAAAAGTTCTAATCACCACTTGCCGTTTCAATTCTAGT AGGGGACCTGCTTTTATATCAGAGCTGCTTTCTGTGATCCCAAATGCACATTACTACAAGAGAGGAACCTATGACTTGAAAAAG ATTGTAGAATATGCGAATAACAAGGATTTCACTTCTCTTATAGTTGTTCACACCAATCGTAGGGAACCAG ACGCTCTCCTAATCATTGGCTTACCGGAGGGACCTACTGCTCATTTCAAGCTTTCAAAGCTTGTTTTGCGGAAGGATATTAAG AATCATGGAAATCCAACCAATCATAAACCCGAGCTCGTGCTGAATAACTTCACAACACGCCTGGGTCATCGTATTGGAAG ATTAATACAGTCACTTTTCCCACAAGATCCAAATTTTCGTGGTCGGCGAGTTGTCACATTCCACAATCAGCGAGATTTTATATTCTTCCGGCATCATCG GTACATTTTTGACAGAAAAGAAAGTAAACAGACTGACTCAAAAGGTAAAGAGGCCAAGGATGCCAAGGGTGAGAAAGCTTCTCAAGAGAGAGTAATAGCCCGTCTTCAG GAATGTGGCCCTCGTTTTACACTGAAGTTGACCAGTTTGCAGCATGGAACATTTGATAGCAAAGGCGGGGAATTTGAGTGGGTTCACAAG CCGGAAATGGACACGAGCAGAAGGAGGTTTTTCTTGTGA
- the LOC115978050 gene encoding uncharacterized protein LOC115978050, producing MAMASLIHRVILVQLLILSVATISATARPCKTLFISSYSFSFKPVNQKNPSSSSSSGFVTVFTEISHFNPKPQVQEQTFPTTTEIFLFRDPIHRNDMPLGYRKPQQPLASYDFSSLRDRTKDILSVVVALLFGVGCGALTAATMYLAWSLFSHRFSSSDYSAFPSSFSDDDDNDDDDVNPKKFGYIKIPAATDSLPAPAPAPAPAK from the coding sequence ATGGCCATGGCCTCACTGATTCATCGTGTCATCCTGGTCCAACTTCTGATCCTATCGGTGGCAACAATCTCAGCGACGGCCAGGCCTTGCAAGACCCTCTTCATCTCCTCCTACTCTTTCTCCTTCAAACCCgttaaccaaaaaaacccttcttcttcttcatcctcgGGATTCGTCACCGTCTTCACCGAGATCAGCCACTTCAACCCAAAACCCCAAGTGCAAGAACAAACATTCCCCACCACCACCGAGATCTTCCTCTTCCGTGACCCGATCCACCGCAACGACATGCCGTTGGGGTACAGGAAACCCCAACAACCCCTCGCTTCCTACGACTTCAGCTCCCTCCGTGACCGCACCAAGGACATCTTGAGCGTCGTCGTCGCTCTCCTCTTCGGCGTTGGCTGCGGAGCCCTCACCGCCGCCACCATGTACCTCGCTTGGTCTCTCTTCTCCCACCGCTTCTCCTCATCCGACTACTCCGCTTTCCCCTCTTCTTTCTCCGACGATGACGACAACGATGACGATGATGTCAATCCCAAGAAGTTCGGCTATATTAAGATTCCCGCTGCCACCGATTCTCTGCCTGCTCCGGCTCCGGCTCCGGCTCCGGCTAAGTGA